Below is a genomic region from Neorhizobium galegae.
ATGCCCCGGCCGCGCCTTGAAGCGCATGAAGAACATCACCGACAGCAGATCGAGGATCACCCGGAAGGTGCGGGAAATCCCGTATTTGGAAACGCCGTGCTGGCGCGCATGGTGGGTCACCGGCATTTCGCCGATCCGCGAGCTCGGCACCACGCCGGCAACCCAGGCCGGAATGAAGCGGTGCATCTCGCCCATCAGCTTGACCTGCTTGATCACCGACCCGCGATAGATCTTCAAGGAACAGCCATAGTCGTGCAGCCGTACGCCGGTGATGCGGCCGATCAGCCGGTTGGCGATGAAGGACGGCACCTTGCGCAGCAGCAGCCCGTCCTGGCGGTTCTTGCGCCAGCCGACCAGCAGATCCAGCTCGCGCCGCTCCAGCTCGGCCACCATGCCGGGAATGTCCTTCGGGTCGTTCTGCAGGTCGCCGTCAAGCGTGGCGATCAGCCGGCCGTTTGCCTGGTTGATCCCGGCCTGCATCGCGGCGGTCTGGCCGAAATTGCGCTGCAGCGCGACGATCTTCAGGTCGAGGCCAGGACGGTTCAGCGCTTCGCGGGCATTGGCGATCGTCGCGTCCGTGCTGCCGTCGTCGACGAGGATGAGTTCCCAGCTCGCCGCGTAGCCGGCCATCGCCGCGCAGATCCGTTCGATCAGCGGGCGCACGCTTTCTTCTTCGTTGAAGAGGGGCACGACGAGGGACAGTTCGATCGGCTCGGCCGTCTCGATGAGGCCTGTCACCGACTCTGCTGTTGTACGCACCTTGCGT
It encodes:
- a CDS encoding glycosyltransferase family 2 protein → MRTTAESVTGLIETAEPIELSLVVPLFNEEESVRPLIERICAAMAGYAASWELILVDDGSTDATIANAREALNRPGLDLKIVALQRNFGQTAAMQAGINQANGRLIATLDGDLQNDPKDIPGMVAELERRELDLLVGWRKNRQDGLLLRKVPSFIANRLIGRITGVRLHDYGCSLKIYRGSVIKQVKLMGEMHRFIPAWVAGVVPSSRIGEMPVTHHARQHGVSKYGISRTFRVILDLLSVMFFMRFKARPGHFFGSLGLGLGALSAIILFYLFIDKFIMGNDIGTRPLFLIGVMLFLSAVQMITTGIIAEMIARTYYRDDNSLSYIVREVYEGDAAHQ